Genomic DNA from Panthera uncia isolate 11264 chromosome E3, Puncia_PCG_1.0, whole genome shotgun sequence:
aaaatacacatatcctAAAATACACATATcctggggagcctaggtggctcagtcagttaagcatccgactcttgatttcagctcaggccatgatctcatggttcataggtttgagtcccatgtctggcttGTCCAATCCAaccagtggagcctgcttgggattctcactctctgcccctcccccacaatataagtaaataaacgtttaaaagaaataaattaaattaaattaaaaaataaaataaagtacacatatctggggtgcctgggtggctcagttggcggagcatccaactttgatttcagctcagctcatgatcccagggtcgtctctctgtctcactctctctctctctctccctctctctctcaataaataaataaataaacaaatacacatatcCTTTAACCCTGCAATCCTTTCTGTTCCATAGATTCCATAGAAGTGAGAGTACCAGTCTGTAAGGCCATACATTCAAAATCATTATTGCAGCAATGTTTTTAGTGTCCTTAAACTGGAACCATGTTGAATGTCCATCATTAAGAAAACATCGGAATAACTGATAAATTCAGGCCATGAAACAGCCTACaacctttaaaaatagaactacaacaAATGACTTTGAGCAATTTCTGTATGGTAttgttgaatgaagaaaataaaatatggaatactACTGAGGATGTGATCCCATTTTTGTAAAACAATGCCCTCCcaaatactctgtgtgtgtgtgcgcgtgtgtgtgtgttcatcaaATGAACTGAACTTGATATGCTTATTTATTCaaacaactttattctttttcacagTTGTTTCCTTCAAACCCTCTCCTTAGACTAATTAATTCTTCCCATCCCCTTAGATGAAATCTCAGGCACTTCCCAGAACTTTTCAGTCAATCCCAGGTAACAACAGTAAGATATAATCCAGCGTGGGTGCCCTCTGGAAGTAGCAGGTGCCTCATGCTAATGTGTGTCCCACTGGAGAGTTTTGGGGGGGTTCCTGGAACATGACCAGTCTGTGTCTTCCCTCCAGGCATCCAGTAGTCCACCTCCCAGGGGGTTCTCACAGGCAAGATCCAAAATGACTCAAGGTCAACTCTTTCCCACCTCAGGTCCCTAGGAAAGTCTCCTGTCTCCTTTGCAAGTCCCAATgcatcctctttctttccctaccCTCTTGCCTTGGACCAGATCTTTCCATGGCTCCTCACACCCTGATTCCAGGGGACACAGGTTCTGTGAAGTCCCATCTGTCACTTGACCAAGGTGAACAAACGGCATGCTCTCCTAAGAAATtttccctccctccgtctctctctctctctctctctctctctctctctttctcagctctTCGATAATCTCCAGGTGATGTGCTAGGTTCTATAGAAATGGACGAAAATCCGGAGCACACTTAAGACCTATTGTCAGCCTTTACAGCCTCAGCCAAAATTGGGATAGCCATGTTTTAGCAACCCGTTATAGACCAATCTGCAGATAGAGCTATGCtgaatgggattttaaaaatgcGTGAAGAAAAATATCGAAGGATGCACTCCAGGTTGTTATCAAGGAGTAAACTCCTTGCTGGGAGTTTACTCATTATCTCTTCACTGGAACAAAGACTACAAGTGataaagagggaagaggagaggtcaGGGTGAGGTGAGGGCGCCaagccaaaggaaaaagagagagagagagagagattgcaccAAAAGAGAGCAAGTGCATGATCATATTTAGCCATTTTTACAAAAGTACATATACGTGTGGACAtatgtttaaagattttaagtgaaggggtgcctgggtggctcagctgactaatcgtccgactcttgatctcggctcaggtcatgatctcgcagtttatgagacccagccccacgatgggctccgtgccgacagtgcagagcctgctggggattctgtgtctccctctctctctgctcctcccctgcttgcactctctctctcaaaataaagaaacattaaaaaataaataaatcaggggcacctgggtggctcagtcagttacgtgtctgactcttgattgcagctcaggtcacgatctcatgcttcatgagttccagccctacgacgggctctgtgctgacagcgtggagcttgccttggattctctccctctctctgcccctcctctcctctctctctcaaaataaataacttaaaaaaatcatattcaaaGATAGTAagttgtaagtatttttttttgaaagtgatCAATGACCTCCACTTTACCTAAAATATCTGATGGTCGATCCTGTCTTCTCCTTACTTGACCTCACTGGATCTCGTAGAAGCGTGTGACCCAAACGGTCACCTGCTCTCTTGCAACACTGTCCTCGGTCGGCTTGCATGATGCCATACTCTGCTAGTTTTCCTCATACTTCTCTGGCTGTTGGCAGCCTTCTTCGCCAGAGTCTCCTCTAAATAGCAGTGTCCCGAGAcactctctgtctgcccttaTCTTCTCTGCCTATAGTTATCCTTACTCGTTCCCGTCTAGTCCGTGCCTGCAATGCCACCTCATACAGCTGACTGATATCTTCTCCAGTTTATAGTCCTGACGTCCCCCATCAGGTACAGAATCTTATCCCATTTCACCCTTAACGTCAGACAGGCATCTCATCGCTAACATAAGCAAAACAGGATTCTTTATCTTCCACCCCTAACCCTGTTCCTCCCCCAGCCTTCTCAAGTCTGGAAATGGCAAAACGTTCACGAAACCATATAAGTCAATGTCCTGGGAGTCGTCCTTacctcctctttccctcacacTGGGCACGTGATTCATCAGCAACTCCTACCGGCTCCACCTTCGCAATGAGTCCCTGATCTAGCTTCAACTGCAGCCACCAGCATCCCTCTCTCAAGCTGCACGATACCCTCCAAGCTGGCATCTGTAGGTCCACTTTTGTCCCCTTTGTTCCAGCCGCTCAGCAGCGGCTGAtcacttttaaaatcataaatcagATCAGGCCAAtcccctgctcaaaaccctccataCTGACTTTTCAACTAGCCCGTTTCCTAGCCAATGTCAACCTTCCCTGCCTCTACCCCTGCTTCTTGGAGAAAGTAATGGGCAAGGCTAGAAATCTACATTCCCCAGATTCCCTTGCAGTTGGGGAGGCCATGTGATTCAGTTCTAACCAATGAGACTTGATAGGGATTCTAAGAAAGCCATGTTTTCCTGAGAAAAAGGGAGAGTGGAATGCCATACATCTTTTGAccctgttttcctttgtttctgcctGGAAAGCGAGTACCCAAAGATAGAGCAGCCATGTCATAGATGTCAGgacaggaagggaaaagggaTCTTGCTCCTTGAACCGCTGCATCAGCCTTTGAATGGCCATCCCTAGACTTCTTGTTAcatgagaaaaaatacataaattcatgACTTGATCAAATTGCTGTGATAGAGTTTCTATTGCATGTAGCCAGATACAATTTCTAGCACAAGCTTCTCATcacctgtttttaaaagaaattcccaAGGCCTTACATGATCTCTCCAACGCATACCCTACCATTCTCTATTATTCTTCCTGCACCAGCCTCATAGACCCTCTGGGCTGTTCTTGGTACATGCCAAGTTCATTTCTGCCTCAGCGTCTTTGCCCTTGCTGTTGTGCTGGCATGCTCTTCCCTGAGACCTTTCGCATGGTTGGCTTGAGTCCCCCCCCTTCACTCAGCTTTGTGCTTTAATGTAGGCTCTGGAGCAAGATCTTGCCTCGACTACTCCATCCAAAATTGGTTCCTTGACAGTCTTTAACTctttagtgatttatttttattcagttatcACTAACTAAACTTGTCTCTGCCTGAGggtatgtaatttattttctcacttctttAATGTCCGTCTATTCCACTGGAATGAAAGCTTCAAGGGGTACAGGCACATCCCCAGTACCTGGGAGAGTGCCTGGTATGAAGCAGGCATTCAAAAGTTatttgtttaggggcgcctgggtggctcagtcggttaagcgtccaacttcggctcaggtcatgatctcacggtccgtgggttcgagccccgcgtcgggctctgtgctgacagctcagagcctggagcctgttccagattctgtgtctccctctctctgtgaccctcccccgttcatgctctgtctctctctgtctcaaaaataataaacgttaaaaaaaattaaaaaaaaaaagttatttgtttaATCAATGAAACAATCAATTCACGGCATCCTGCAACTGAGATGCAGTCGACCTTACACCACTCAGCAGTTCTTTGTAATAAAAACACTGTGTACTATCCTACTATAAGTTAAAGAGGTGgtgttgggtttatttttggtaTGTTTGTCATGCCAGCCCTTTTTCGGGCTACCAAATTTGGAATCGGCACTCTGGACACATAGACACTTAATTTCATGGCCTCACCTGAACTTCTGGACCGGCTCCGCAATTTAAGGCTCATCTAATGACTGAACTTTGCAGCAGGGCGTCCAGACATCTGCACTGACACTGAACAACGCCCGCCATGGTCCTGCTTTCTCCCAGATCACCCAAAGGATGGTGAGTTGGTGAATCCATTCGGAGACCAGAGACTCGTTTTTTCTCGGACCTTCTCTAGATTGGGCCAGGGCCGTGATCACAATGTGGGCAGTATCATGCCAGAGTGATAAAGGCGTCGGAAGGCCTGGTCCCAACCCCAGCTCACCAGCTACATGGCCAGCCTGAGTTCGCGGGGTCCCAGGGAGGAACACACATCAGGACGTGCAATCAGTTCCCTCCCTATAAAGAGAGAGGCGGGACGTGCGAGCTCTGCAGTCCTCCCGGCTTCCTGGATCCGAGTCTTTCGCTTCCCTTCCACCCTCCTGGTAGCCTTGCACGCCCACCTGTGGTCCGAAGCCGCAGCCGCCAGGCCCGAGGCGGGAGCCCACCAACTAGCCCTTCGCGCGGTCAGCCCCGCCCACTCCCGTCGGCCCCCGCGGGCCGCTCCCGTCGCCGTGGAAACGAAGGCAGCCAAGCGGCGCGGCGGCTTCCGCTCCTCCGCGCCGGGGAGGGCTCCGGCCGACCGCGATGCTGAAGGCCAAGATCCTGTTCGTGGGGCCCTGCGAGGTGAGGCccggccggcgggggcggggggcggggcccgggcggGCGCGGGGGCGACCCGGGGCTGTGCCTGGCGCCAGGAGCCCCCCAGGAGGCGGGAACCTCGTCCCCCCGCGCCCATCCGGTGTGCGCCGCTGGCCTCAGCGGGAACTTGGCGCCCCCAGACCTTGACCCGGTTTTCGTGAGGCCTGAAAGTCGTGAGTGACGTTTTGGAAGCCGGGTCTAGGTTCCACGACTCTCCTTTGCCGGTGAGGTTGGCCCTAATGAACATGCCTGTGGGACAAGAAAAGCAGACTGTGTTCGCTCTCAGTATGTGTATGGTGGTGGTAGTGGGAATTAAATCTACGTGTGGACGTCATACACAGGAATAGAGTCCCTTGGACTAAAGCTAAGtgtggaaaacaacaacaacaacgtggAAATGGACAGTGAATAGTCTCCATCTCCTGCACGCATCGCGATTGGCCTGGAGGACTTGTGAAAAACACAACGTGCCAGTCCTGCCTTAGGGTTTTGATTCAGTGGGTGTGGGAGGGGTCTCAGAATCTGCCTTTTACTGACGCTGTTCGTCCGGGGACCCCGCGTTGAGAATCACTGTAGTATGTGCATATACGGAGAGATGTGTTATGCATCTTGAGACAGGGAAAGTCGCCTCAAGCACAACACAAAACTGAGGAAGCCTTAAAAGAAATGACAGCGAAGTTGAGCCTGGGGAAAACATCTGCAAAATACATTACAAAGAAAGAATAGGTAGCAAGCACAGGAGAAGTCTCCAAATCAGTAAAGAGAACTCAACAGAAAACCGAGCAAAGTCTGTGCACATGAGTACAACTGGCCAGTAAGTATAAGAAGCTATTCAGCCTACAGTTAacaacacaaattaaaacaagaaggtGACCCTAATTTGCCCATCAGAGTGGATGCAAAAAGGTTAGAACACTGGGAACATGAAGCATGAGGATGCTTGTAAGGAAATGAGGACTTTAGGATTCGTTGATGGGGCATTGATAACAGCTTCTTTGGCAGTCCAATGATTAACTTTAAAATGTGCAATAgcttgcagggcacctgggtggatcagtcgggtaagcattggacttctgctcaggtcatgatctcctggtctcgtcaggctctgagctgtcagctggagcctggagcctgcttcagattctgtctccctctctctctgcctctcccctgctcgcactctctctccctctcaaaaataaaccaaaaaaaaaaatttgttttaatgtgcatagcttgaggcacctgggtggctcagttggttaagcgtccaacttaagctcaggtcatgatctcacggtccatgagttcgagccccgcgtcgggctctgtgctgacagctcagaggctggagcctgcttcagattctgtgtctccctctcattctgctcctgccctgctcacactctgtctgtctgtctgtctgtctctctctctctctctctctctctctcaaaaaatacccattcagccttccctgaccacccaaaGTCCCTATGATGTTAtcctgtttgattttttaaaatttttttttagtgtttatttatttttgagagagagagagacaacctgagcagaggaggggcagagagagagagagagagagagagagagaatccaaaacaggctccaggctctgagcagtcatcacagagcccaatgcggggctcaaacttgggaacagtgagatcatgacctgagctgaagtcgggcgctcaactgactgagccacccagacaccccgattttttaatttttttcaaattgagagagcgagcagggaggggcggagagagagagggagtgagagagaatcctaggcaggctccatgctgccggcatggagcctgttgccgggctcaaacccacgaacctcaagatcatgccctgaactgaaaccaagagttggacacctaattgagccactcaggtgcaccatcctgtttgatttttattctagTACTTAGGACTATTTTATCGTATGTGTTACAACAGCACCTGGCAGGATAGACACTTAAAAATACCTTACATACCAAACAGGCAGCTTCTTCATTTTCCCAGAAGAATCCTTCCCCTCAATCAGTTGGTTTTGGCTAACGCGTATATACACTTTAAGGACATAGACAAAATATATCAATACACctttataatgttttatgtatacatttaaaggAACATTAAGATATATATTAATTTGGAAATGCTGTTTTATTCCATACTTGCCTTTcatgatagcttttttttttaaagttttatttattcattttgagagagagagagagagagcattcacatgagcagggaaggggcagagagagagagagaatcccaagcacagagccccacttggggctcgaactcatgaaccatgagatagagctgagccgaaaccaagagttggatgcttaaccaactgagccacccaggtgcccctcgtgcCTCACGacacagttttaaaattcaagcCCTTCTCCTGCACCTTGGACACCCAAGTTAATTTTATGACCAGAGCCACTTTTAAAACACATCCCAAAGCCCATCATCTGAGTAGTTTAGGATATAAGGACTTTTTGAATCTGTGTATGACCCTGTTCCTGGAAATGTACTCCAGCCCAAAGAGCCATTCCTACAACATCGGGCCATTTGCTTTATGTGTTCATCCTATAGATAAACATTCGTGATCTCCCCAAACATAACCACTCAACTGTGttatttttaagtgacatttAATTTGTGAGGCCGCATGGTCGGGAAAAATTACTAACACCGTATTAAGCCCTCatctttttctgattctttcaAGTGACTTCTACAAGCCCCCCAAACTGGCATTGATTGAAATTGTTCTAGCCAAGCAattgttcaaaataaaacaaCCGAGAGAGCAGGGCCTAATTTCAGAGATTTTTACAAGGACTCAAGTGTAAGAGATTCCCTTCTGAGGAAtaatttggggggaagaaaaaccCCTTGTCTTATATCCGAGCATATACAATATTTGTTAAACGAATGGCACAAATGTATAGAAAATACCTGAAGACAGATCATAGTCGTTACCTCTGGGGAGGGAATGGAGCGGACAGACGGATGGGTGTTTGGGGCAGAGGGCCCCGGAGGGCTGTTTTGTTACTAGCAACGTGTGGGACTTGTATTATCTAGAAGGAAGAACGGCCCTGTGTGACGGTGTGGCACGGCCAGCCACTGAGGGACCCAGCTCTGCCTTTGAACTTCTCTGTGACTTTGAGGaactcccttcccctttctgggcctcagggGAGATTTCTTGATGCGGAGAGGAGCGTGGCAGCAGACAGACTCACGCTAACAATTCCCTTCTGTTCTCAGACAAGTTAACGGAGAGCCAGCCAGGGACGTCAGTGTGGGTAAGGTCACCCAGCGGCAGAGACGGCATTAGAACCCCATGCACCCCGGGTCCCAGGGCAGGCCGTGCCCACCACGTACAGTAAGGCAGCGAGCTCCTCCCAAGCGGAGAGAACCCTCTGCCGTGGCAATCCCGTGGTGGCCACCACGCCCGGTTCCAAGCCGGCTACTGGAGGCTCGCTTGTGGTTACTTTCCTGCCCTTCAGCACAGCCCTTTTATCATTTTCACTTCCACAGAGTGGAAAAACCGTTTTGGCCAACTTCCTGACAGAATCTTCTGACATCACCGAATACAATCCGACCCAGGGAGTAAGGTGAGCCCCGACAAATCTGTCTCCCCAAGGGCCCCCCGCTTCTCTGGGTGACGGTGGCATCCCACAAGTATACCATGCCCGAAGTAGAGATGCtgcctctgtttttatttcttaggaTCCTGGAATTTGAGAACCCGCACGTCACCAGCGACGACAAAGGCACGGCGTGTGAATTTGAGCTGTGGGATTGTGGCGGTGACCCCAAGTACGTACGTTTCCTTTGAAGAGGGTTTGCTTCATCAAATGGCTCAAAACCCAGCTGCCCGCCAAGCACCCTGGACCCGGGCCCAGCACACTCCCTAGCATGTATTAGGGGCTTGATCGATTATTTGGTGATGGGCACCGCTCTTGAGAACTTTAAGGATCGGGTTATGACACAATGAGAAGTCATCTGTCAATTAACACGAAGacgttatttttataaatttttttgatgtttacttatctctgagagagagagagagagcgtgagcaggggaggggcagagagagagggagacacggaatccaaagcgggctccaggctgtgagctgtcagcacagagccccacgtggggctcagactcacgaaccacgagatcgtgacctgatccaaagtggggcgcttaaccgactgagccacccaggcgccccaagacattatttttaaagtcccaCAGGTAGAAACCAGAAGCACCTAACATCCGCTCTGAATCCAGTGCTGCCTTGCAGGTTCGAGTCTTGCTGGCCAGCCCTGATGAAGGATTCCCACGGGGTGGTGATCGTCTTCAATGCCGACACCCCAAGCCACCTGAAGGAAATCGACATGTGGTATTCCTGCTTCGTCCAGCAGCAGCTCCTACAGGACACTCAGTGTCTGTTGATCGCACACCACAAACCAGGCTCCGGAAGTGATAAAGGAAACCTGTCTTTGTGTAAGGAggctggaattctctttcccGCTCTTGTCTTGAATGTTCTGGTCCCTTGTATATTGTTCTGGGTCTTTGAAACCAGCTGCTATGTGCAATTATTGAGCACCTGATGTGCCCTAGGCATTTGTTTTTCCTACCATGTAAATTGGCATCCCCAGCTTAGAAGATCTGTCCGTCATAGTATCCAGGCCAGGAAAGAGACACTTTAAAAGCAGGCAGACACCAAGAGGGGGGAAACCTGGTTTTAGCCACTCATCAGTACTACGAGGGACATTCTTTCCTGACTGGTCTTTTCTCCAGAAAAACTCCCGTTAGCACGTAACACACACCATTACAGAGGTGACAAAGTGCTCATGGAAAATGACTCGCAATATTCAGAAATCTCTTCCTTTCTGGTGTAAGAACAAAGGGGACCTGGAAGTGGACGCCAGGTGGCAGTGTGGTggcattatttattgagcacctgttatatGCCAAGCACTATGGTGAGTGCATCGGTAGAACCTTCATCTGTTAAATCATGGCAGGCAAAACCCACCTTTACTTTTGGACCCTAGAAAGTTAAACAAATTGGCTTCTGTTAAGACTCGGGTCAGCGGGAGCTAGAAATGGCCCCTGGTTCAAAGCTCATGCCTAATTACATTGTTTCCTCCTTAAGCACCCCCCTTGAACAAGCTGAAGCTGGTGCACTCGAACCTGGAGGATGACCCTGAAGAGATCAGGGTGGAGTTCATAAAGTATTTAAAGAGCATAGTCAATTCAGTGTCTGAAAGCAGAGACCGGGAGGAGATGTCGATTATCACGTGACCAGCCTTCATCCGCACTCTTCCACGTTGCAGATGGGGTCAGCTCATTTCCCAGTGCACATCTAGAATCTCGTCCAGCTATTGATGTGTCCTCCCCGTGGCCGTAGAAGAGCTTTTCCTTGTCTGCTCTAAGGTACCAGTCTACCAGGGAGTTGACTCCTACCGTTCGTTCTCTATCCTTCGTTCAGTTGAGAAAATCCTATTGCCGAATGCTGATTCCTTTGCCCCAGATCTCTCCAAGAGCTGGAAAGCTgaggtgtttttctttcctcttcctagaCGTCAAGAGGAATTATAACTGTCCGAGCCAAACGATACAATAGTAGTTTCGTTCGTGTATGTTGGTTTGAATGGGATTTTCGTTCcttaattcactcaacaaataccgACTTGTCATGTTACACTGTTCTAGCCGCCGACCACGTACAGcttgaacaaaacataaaaatctccACCCTCATGGAACTGCCATTCTGTTCCTCTAGATAGTGGCGAGGTTGAGTTCAGAAATTAAGTACTGCACCTTAGATATGGGGAAAAGTTACGGATTCTGGATTTTCTGTAATTGGTCTAAAGCCCACGCTCCCATCCTCCTAGATAATGGGGAGACCTGGACCACACTTGAGGCCAGAGAAAGGTACAGTTGATCCTCATTCATGGGTTCTGCATTTGCAGATTGCCTACTGGCTGAAACGTATTTGTAACCCCCGGACCAACACTCAAAGCGCTTTCACCATTATTCAGAGTGGCAAAAAATCTGACCCCCAGGCACGCGCGTTTCCAGCGGAGGCTGATCAAGGCCAcgctctgccttcttgtttcagctgtCATGCTGTAAACGGGTGTCCCTGTCAC
This window encodes:
- the IFT22 gene encoding intraflagellar transport protein 22 homolog isoform X1, encoding MLKAKILFVGPCESGKTVLANFLTESSDITEYNPTQGVRILEFENPHVTSDDKGTACEFELWDCGGDPNPTGRNQKHLTSALNPVLPCRFESCWPALMKDSHGVVIVFNADTPSHLKEIDMWYSCFVQQQLLQDTQCLLIAHHKPGSGSDKGNLSLSPPLNKLKLVHSNLEDDPEEIRVEFIKYLKSIVNSVSESRDREEMSIIT
- the IFT22 gene encoding intraflagellar transport protein 22 homolog isoform X2, which encodes MLKAKILFVGPCESGKTVLANFLTESSDITEYNPTQGVRILEFENPHVTSDDKGTACEFELWDCGGDPKFESCWPALMKDSHGVVIVFNADTPSHLKEIDMWYSCFVQQQLLQDTQCLLIAHHKPGSGSDKGNLSLSPPLNKLKLVHSNLEDDPEEIRVEFIKYLKSIVNSVSESRDREEMSIIT
- the IFT22 gene encoding intraflagellar transport protein 22 homolog isoform X3, with protein sequence MKDSHGVVIVFNADTPSHLKEIDMWYSCFVQQQLLQDTQCLLIAHHKPGSGSDKGNLSLSPPLNKLKLVHSNLEDDPEEIRVEFIKYLKSIVNSVSESRDREEMSIIT